The proteins below come from a single Metarhizium brunneum chromosome 1, complete sequence genomic window:
- the tcpK gene encoding Gamma-glutamyl cyclotransferase gliK: MAASVFIERRKIRPLRTEVAYIPSHALCFNVLGIPYVDPGNGGIRPLCPETTDPTACVHGVAYLLTPEDLKKVVLSEGGGIAYNVVQLNAKLLQDGSTIQVNTLMGRHNVAAQSERLPSTRYIGVLTRGAHEQNLPQWYQQKLANQPTYRPKSGWWFQLGVTLFLWPWTRAGVITERLVYKYQGSDGHVPAWFLFIFDCLLRLMWAQHDYFHGPIFGRGDGR, from the exons ATGGCTGCGTCAGTCTTCATCGAGAGGCGCAAAATCCGGCCGCTGCGCACTGAAGTGGCTTACATCCCGTCTCACGCACTGTGCTTCAATGTACTCGGCATACCTTACGTCGACCCTGGCAACGGCGGAATACGGCCCCTCTGTCCGGAAACCACCGACCCAACGGCTTGCGTGCATGGAGTTGCTTACCTCCTTACCCCGGAAGATCTCAAAAAAGTGGTATTGAGCGAAGG CGGAGGAATCGCATACAACGTGGTCCAGCTAAATGCGAAGCTACTGCAGGACGGGTCGACTATCCAGGTGAATACCCTGATGGGCAGACATAATGTCGCTGCTCAGAGCGAGCGACTTCCGTCGACGCGGTACATT GGCGTTTTGACCCGAGGCGCGCATGAGCAGAATTTGCCGCAATGGTACCAGCAGAAACTGGCCAACCAGCCGACGTACCGGCCCAAGAGTGGCTGGTGGTTCCAGCTGGGCGTGACGCTATTCCTGTGGCCATGGACGCGAGCGGGAGTCATTACGGAAAGATTGGTCTACAAGTACCAGGGTTCTGATGGCCACGTCCCGGCATGGTTTTTGTTTATTTTCGACTGCTTACTGCGCCTCATGTGGGCACAGCATGATTACTTTCATGGCCCAATTTTTGGCCGCGGGGACGGGCGGTAG
- the tcpA gene encoding MFS thioclapurine efflux transporter tcpA, with the protein MSGSEAEKHGQTTPEASTAERDINVDGAERRKEYASGFKLVIIVASLCLSLFLCGLDQTVITTAVPIITNEFKAIEDVGWYTTAYLLTTSSFQIAYGKLYTTLSVKIVLLIALAIFELGSVICAAAPNSTALIVGRAIAGLGAAGIFPGSTLVLVHAAPMERRPALLGITTGMFGIASLCGPFIGGAFADGATWRWCFIINVPLGVITGVILTFFVTTPIDAQYANWTFKEKLAYARIPEILILVVALVCLVLGLQWGGAVYPWSDGRVVAMLVVFAVLTAIFLTIQIFLPKSRAIPTTIIQNRNIWFASIFALCSSGAMFIAVTYLPIYFQAIKNASALSSGVMVMPLILGFLVMSIISGIITNITGYYNPSMLLCTLLASVGAGLISTFDVDTPQPKWIGYQALLGFGIGFGLQQPIVCAQHVLAEGDVPFGVAFINMMQMLGGAIFVAVSQNVFLNRLATGVANVLPGFDTRKIIQGGLTDFKNLFDPDQLPKVIPVYAHVIGVVFLIVTGLCAATLLGAVGIQWRSVKMPKASQSREEQEP; encoded by the exons ATGTCGGGCAGCGAAGCTGAGAAACACGGCCAGACGACGCCGGAAGCCAGCACGGCCGAGCGGGACATCAACGTCGATGGAGCGGAGCGGAGGAAGGAATATGCCTCTGGCTTCAAACTCGTCATCATTGTTGCGTCGCTCTGCTTGTCGCTATTTCTCTGTGGGCTG GACCAAACCGTCATCACCACGGCAGTGCCCATCATCACAAATGAGTTCAAAGCCATCGAGGATGTGGGCTGGTACACCACAGCCTATCTCCTCACCACGTCTTCCTTCCAAATCGCCTATGGCAAGCTCTACACCACCCTGTCTGTCAAAATTGTCCTCTTGATCGCCCTCGCAATTTTCGAGCTGGGCTCTGTTATATGCGCTGCCGCCCCAAACTCGACGGCCCTCATCGTGGGCCGAGCCATCGCGGGCCTCGGTGCCGCAGGCATATTCCCAGGAAGCACACTTGTTCTGGTTCATGCGGCCCCCATGGAGCGGCGCCCGGCTCTGCTTGGTATAACCACAGGCATGTTTGGCATTGCCAGCTTGTGCGGTCCATTTATCGGTGGTGCATTTGCCGACGGCGCAACCTGGAGGTGGtgcttcatcatcaacgtcCCTCTTGGTGTCATCACCGGCGTCATTCTCACATTCTTCGTTACCACCCCCATCGACGCCCAATACGCCAATTGGACCTTCAAGGAAAAACTTGCCTACGCCAGGATTCCCGAAATCCTCATCCTTGTTGTCGCACTTGTCTGTCTCGTGCTGGGCCTTCAATGGGGAGGCGCCGTCTACCCATGGAGCGATGGCCGTGTCGTTGCCATGCTCGTCGTTTTCGCCGTCTTGACGGCTATTTTCTTGACTATACAGATCTTCTTACCCAAGTCGCGCGCGATACCCACCACCATTATCCAGAACAGAAACATCTGGTTCGCCTCCATCTTCGCCCTCTGCAGCTCGGGAGCCATGTTCATCGCGGTTACCTACTTGCCCATCTACTTCCAGGCCATCAAAAACGCCTCGGCGCTTTCGTCGGGTGTCATGGTCATGCCGCTGATATTGGGATTCTTGGTCATGTCCATCATTTCTGGCATCATCACAAACATTACGGGCTATTACAATCCCTCCATGCTGCTCTGCACGCTGCTGGCCTCTGTCGGTGCTGGCCTCATCTCGACTTTCGACGTAGACACGCCTCAGCCGAAATGGATCGGATATCAGGCGCTGCTCGGTTTTGGCATAGGCTTCGGTCTCCAACAACCCATAGTATGCGCGCAGCATGTCCTTGCTGAAGGAGACGTGCCTTTCGGGGTCGCCTTCATCAACATGATGCAAATGTTGGGCGGAGCCATCTTTGTGGCTGTTTCACAGAATGTCTTTCTGAATAGGCTTGCCACGGGCGTCGCCAATGTTTTGCCAGGGTTCGATACCCGCAAAATCATCCAAGGCGGCTTGACTGATTTCAAGAACCTCTTTGATCCGGACCAACTCCCGAAAGTCATACCCGTCTATGCTCATGTCATTGGCGTCGTTTTCCTCATCGTCACTGGCTTATGTGCGGCAACCTTGCTCGGTGCGGTTGGCATCCAGTGGCGATCTGTGAAGATGCCAAAAGCAAGTCAATCCCGAGAAGAGCAGGAGCCTTAG